One genomic segment of Sphingorhabdus sp. M41 includes these proteins:
- a CDS encoding alanine racemase: MAKLSRRKMLVGGAVIAGGMAVALGRESDKSGPRSPYFLAMQKALRDAKIAQPTLVIDRARLNANIDQLMSDLPDGMGYRIVAKSLPSLDLIGHIRKRAHTDRLMTFNLPMLIALSKAMPDANQLIGKPMPAQAVKNYFAALPQDKAEAASKVQWLADTPERLDQYAAIADAQGADMAINIELDVGLHRGGMEPGDALTGMMEKIRQSNRLKFSGLMGYEPHLSKIPTTLGWRDRAKNGAWEIYGSALGSAKHVFGEAEVTAATRNAAGSPTYRLYKNTDIANEISVGSALVKPTDFDTGLLEPFAPAAFIATPALKVLDETRLPVMEFADGAKRALNPNLDKTVFIYGGKWMAHPEDPPGLRYNSTFARSSNQEMLNGGPGTDIRPDDFVFLRPTQSEAVFLQFGDIAIYDDGAIIDSWPVFPSSA, translated from the coding sequence ATGGCAAAATTGAGCCGTAGAAAAATGCTGGTTGGCGGAGCGGTGATAGCGGGAGGAATGGCTGTGGCATTGGGACGAGAATCAGACAAGAGCGGACCGCGCAGCCCCTATTTTCTGGCCATGCAGAAGGCATTGCGCGACGCGAAAATTGCGCAGCCCACCTTGGTGATCGACCGGGCGCGGCTGAATGCGAATATTGATCAACTCATGTCTGATTTGCCGGACGGCATGGGATACCGGATCGTCGCCAAATCACTGCCTTCGCTCGACCTGATTGGTCATATTCGGAAACGCGCCCACACCGACCGGCTGATGACATTCAACCTGCCAATGCTGATCGCGCTGAGCAAAGCCATGCCGGACGCGAACCAGCTGATCGGCAAGCCGATGCCGGCGCAGGCCGTGAAAAATTATTTCGCCGCGCTGCCGCAGGATAAAGCGGAAGCGGCCAGCAAGGTTCAATGGTTGGCGGATACACCAGAGCGGCTCGATCAATATGCCGCCATTGCTGACGCGCAAGGCGCTGATATGGCGATCAATATTGAATTGGACGTAGGTCTGCACCGTGGCGGGATGGAGCCCGGCGATGCGCTGACCGGCATGATGGAAAAAATCCGCCAGTCAAACCGCCTGAAATTTTCCGGTCTGATGGGTTACGAGCCGCACTTGTCGAAAATTCCTACGACATTGGGCTGGCGGGACCGGGCCAAAAACGGTGCGTGGGAAATTTATGGTTCGGCCTTGGGCTCAGCAAAGCACGTCTTTGGAGAGGCCGAGGTCACAGCCGCGACCCGCAACGCGGCCGGCAGCCCGACTTATCGGCTCTATAAGAATACCGATATTGCCAACGAAATCTCGGTCGGTTCGGCGCTGGTCAAGCCAACGGACTTCGACACCGGTTTACTGGAACCGTTCGCGCCCGCCGCTTTCATCGCCACGCCTGCTCTCAAGGTGCTTGATGAAACGCGGTTGCCGGTGATGGAATTTGCCGACGGCGCAAAACGGGCGCTCAATCCCAATCTCGACAAGACGGTCTTCATCTATGGTGGCAAGTGGATGGCGCATCCCGAAGATCCTCCCGGACTGCGCTATAACAGTACATTCGCTCGCTCCAGCAACCAGGAAATGCTGAATGGTGGCCCGGGCACCGACATCCGGCCCGATGATTTTGTCTTCCTGCGTCCGACACAAAGCGAAGCCGTGTTCCTGCAATTCGGAGATATCGCGATCTATGACGATGGTGCGATAATCGATAGCTGGCCGGTGTTCCCATCGAGCGCTTGA
- a CDS encoding sensor histidine kinase — MRFDDRLTTVLKGSLPEGPGAATQWRQVTDLLAQKPGDLANHDVQAGLTRLRDLHDRVSEQDRVAAVQSLSGRLRSAPLLVYLTADTDAVCDAAMMSADLPPESCADAFPRLSPRAQARLQSQGFVFADEKQEEPAPQIVEEELAPVASSDTGPAIESPSDRSGDPAGQLAESQISALVEKIADYQKKRPTEMQRPLVGEDGGKSFFVESLEAIRFETDETGTINWTEGPPKGAIVGVSIAQPAFDEGPGPDAYGAAAFRQRMPMENARMRLCGASIVAGDWRMSAIPYFSEETGRFEGYRGLMRRPNMAEDAAHSGVNVERREQLQQLIHELRTPLNAVIGFSEIIDQQLFGPASREYRSLARNIMDEARRLLAGFEDLDVAVKVDSGQLPESSGSTKADWLFERMTQRLQGLTQSKVVDLNISKAEPVRPFALDGESVERIFARLLSAAIISCENGETLKGELRTCIGVQPINQFTLSRPSRIKDVAESILLDPSQGIDGDVGESSLLGLGFSLRLVRNLAQSAGGSLTITEDNIALTLPAATTSKIKIRETESE, encoded by the coding sequence TTGCGCTTCGATGACCGTCTGACCACCGTGCTCAAGGGGAGCCTGCCGGAAGGCCCAGGAGCAGCCACGCAATGGCGCCAGGTGACCGATCTGTTGGCGCAGAAACCCGGGGATTTGGCGAACCATGATGTCCAGGCCGGATTGACCCGGCTGCGTGATCTGCACGACAGAGTCTCCGAACAGGATCGTGTGGCCGCCGTGCAATCGCTGAGCGGCCGATTGCGGTCCGCGCCGCTGCTGGTCTATTTGACCGCCGATACTGATGCTGTCTGCGATGCTGCCATGATGTCTGCTGACCTGCCACCGGAAAGCTGTGCGGATGCTTTCCCGAGGCTTTCGCCCCGCGCGCAGGCGAGATTGCAATCACAGGGTTTCGTGTTCGCTGATGAGAAACAAGAAGAGCCTGCTCCGCAAATTGTGGAAGAAGAGCTGGCTCCCGTCGCCAGTTCGGATACAGGACCTGCGATCGAATCGCCGTCAGACCGATCAGGGGATCCCGCTGGCCAGCTGGCTGAATCCCAAATCAGCGCGCTGGTCGAAAAGATCGCGGATTACCAAAAGAAGCGCCCGACCGAAATGCAGCGCCCACTGGTCGGTGAAGATGGCGGCAAAAGCTTCTTTGTCGAATCGCTTGAGGCCATCCGGTTTGAAACGGACGAGACCGGCACGATTAACTGGACCGAGGGGCCGCCGAAAGGCGCCATAGTCGGTGTCAGCATCGCTCAGCCCGCCTTTGATGAAGGCCCCGGTCCCGATGCTTATGGTGCGGCAGCATTCCGTCAGCGCATGCCCATGGAAAATGCGCGTATGCGACTCTGCGGCGCGTCCATTGTCGCCGGCGACTGGCGAATGAGCGCAATACCTTATTTTAGCGAGGAAACGGGACGCTTTGAAGGTTATCGCGGACTGATGCGGCGGCCCAATATGGCGGAAGATGCCGCTCATAGCGGTGTCAATGTCGAACGTCGCGAACAGCTCCAGCAATTGATCCACGAACTGCGGACGCCGCTCAATGCTGTGATCGGCTTTAGCGAGATTATCGATCAGCAGCTTTTCGGACCGGCCTCGCGTGAATATCGGTCGCTGGCGCGCAACATCATGGATGAAGCGAGACGATTGCTGGCTGGTTTTGAAGATCTGGATGTTGCCGTGAAAGTCGATTCCGGGCAATTGCCGGAATCCAGCGGAAGCACGAAAGCCGACTGGCTGTTTGAGCGGATGACTCAGCGTCTGCAAGGGCTTACCCAGAGCAAGGTGGTCGATCTCAACATCAGCAAGGCAGAGCCGGTTCGGCCGTTTGCGCTGGATGGCGAATCGGTCGAACGGATTTTTGCCCGCTTGTTGTCGGCTGCGATTATTTCCTGCGAAAATGGCGAGACGCTCAAGGGTGAATTGCGGACCTGCATAGGCGTGCAGCCGATCAACCAGTTCACTCTGTCACGTCCCTCGCGGATCAAGGATGTTGCAGAAAGCATATTGCTTGACCCGTCACAGGGCATCGATGGTGATGTCGGAGAATCCTCGCTGCTGGGTCTGGGTTTCTCGCTGCGCCTGGTGCGGAATCTCGCGCAGTCCGCCGGTGGTTCGCTCACCATAACCGAGGATAACATTGCCTTGACCCTGCCAGCAGCGACGACTAGCAAAATCAAAATTCGGGAAACGGAATCGGAATAG
- a CDS encoding CPBP family intramembrane glutamic endopeptidase, which produces MTNPDHSNPGRWTAFRDLLLIIFTLLTSKYLLLQIDAIWTLAGPISLLLALGVATICLRQNDQSWSSVGLKRPENMKLLAMWTIIALVVTIGVGIFAESFIVSLFSAPDEATRAIDARYQGRFDNLQGNFPVFLFWLMLAWLIGAFAEEMLFRGALFSRFEYLFTGIPFSAFLAIVCQAILFGQAHFYYQGMAGWVATGAIAIASGLLYLAFRRNLWPLMLSHGLSNTIGLTLLYLGVMQQN; this is translated from the coding sequence ATGACAAACCCAGATCACAGCAATCCCGGTCGATGGACAGCATTTCGCGATCTACTGCTTATCATCTTTACGCTTTTGACAAGCAAATATCTGCTGCTGCAAATTGACGCGATCTGGACTCTTGCTGGACCGATTTCGCTTCTTCTCGCTTTGGGGGTTGCAACAATCTGTCTTCGCCAAAATGATCAAAGCTGGAGCAGTGTTGGGCTGAAGCGCCCCGAGAATATGAAGCTGCTGGCCATGTGGACTATCATTGCGTTGGTCGTGACCATCGGTGTTGGCATATTCGCTGAGTCTTTCATCGTCAGCCTTTTTAGCGCGCCCGACGAGGCCACTCGTGCCATAGATGCAAGATATCAGGGGCGGTTCGACAATCTTCAGGGCAATTTTCCTGTCTTTCTTTTCTGGCTGATGCTCGCTTGGCTCATCGGAGCGTTCGCCGAGGAGATGCTATTCCGCGGAGCTTTATTTTCGCGTTTTGAGTATTTGTTCACGGGCATACCATTTTCGGCATTTCTTGCCATTGTCTGTCAGGCGATCCTGTTTGGGCAAGCTCACTTCTATTATCAGGGTATGGCCGGATGGGTGGCGACCGGAGCCATCGCCATTGCATCCGGACTTCTGTATCTGGCTTTCAGACGAAACCTGTGGCCGCTCATGCTTTCTCACGGTCTCAGCAATACCATTGGCCTAACCCTGCTATATCTTGGAGTGATGCAGCAAAACTAA
- a CDS encoding TetR/AcrR family transcriptional regulator, which yields MPTKANISDKAVEPRRRPRQQRGEDTIDRILEASAELLEELGFDKLNTNLICKRAGLTPPALYRYFPNKYAVLKALGERLMRVQNDALYDTLDETGILPTAQNIADQLRGQYDVTMAQEGGPWIMRALHATPQLADVRRSSHGEMVKRFVDLRVSEKPGTDVQEIERRYQIIVETGYAVLEMLIDNPDLDVDATLKDTGFMLFALLDSGPSV from the coding sequence ATGCCTACGAAAGCGAACATATCCGACAAGGCGGTCGAGCCGCGCCGGCGTCCGCGACAACAGCGGGGCGAAGACACGATTGACCGGATATTGGAAGCCTCGGCAGAGCTGTTGGAGGAACTGGGCTTTGACAAGCTGAACACCAACCTCATCTGCAAGCGCGCCGGCCTGACCCCGCCAGCGCTTTATCGCTATTTCCCGAACAAATATGCGGTATTGAAAGCCTTGGGCGAACGTCTGATGCGGGTTCAGAATGATGCGCTCTATGACACGCTCGACGAGACCGGGATATTGCCAACGGCCCAGAATATTGCCGATCAACTGCGCGGACAATATGATGTGACCATGGCCCAGGAAGGTGGCCCATGGATCATGCGCGCGCTGCACGCGACACCGCAGCTCGCCGATGTTCGGCGCTCGTCCCATGGCGAAATGGTCAAAAGATTTGTCGATTTACGCGTGAGCGAAAAACCGGGCACCGATGTTCAGGAAATCGAACGACGCTATCAGATCATCGTGGAAACGGGATATGCGGTTCTGGAGATGCTGATCGACAATCCGGACTTGGATGTCGATGCCACGTTGAAAGATACCGGGTTCATGCTGTTTGCGCTCCTCGATTCCGGGCCGTCCGTTTAA
- a CDS encoding Lrp/AsnC family transcriptional regulator, protein MADTNLDEIDLKILQRLQDDGRITNVELANSVGLTAPPCLRRMRALEDEGVINSYHAAIDPAKMGYTITVFAMVSLKSQAETDLQAFEEHVQKLPEVRECYMLNGEIDFILKVVAKDLQQFQSFLTSQLTAAPNVASVKTSLTIRSAKHLPGVPIQE, encoded by the coding sequence ATGGCTGACACAAATTTGGACGAAATCGACCTGAAAATTTTGCAGCGGCTACAGGATGATGGCCGCATTACCAATGTAGAACTTGCCAACAGCGTCGGTTTGACGGCTCCCCCCTGCCTCCGTCGCATGCGGGCATTGGAAGATGAAGGAGTGATCAACTCCTATCACGCTGCGATCGATCCGGCCAAAATGGGCTACACGATCACGGTATTCGCAATGGTCAGCCTAAAAAGTCAGGCAGAAACCGATTTGCAGGCCTTTGAAGAACATGTGCAAAAGCTCCCCGAAGTACGGGAATGCTATATGCTGAACGGCGAAATCGATTTTATACTGAAGGTCGTCGCCAAGGACCTTCAACAATTTCAAAGCTTTTTGACCAGCCAGCTAACCGCCGCCCCCAATGTCGCCAGCGTCAAGACATCACTGACCATCCGGTCGGCCAAGCATTTGCCGGGCGTTCCGATCCAGGAATAA
- a CDS encoding DUF4126 domain-containing protein, with amino-acid sequence MGIVELLGLAGSVSLISGWRLYLTVFVTGLAMRLGWVSLPENLQVLDAFANPWVLAISALGALAEFFADKILWLDSIWDTIHTAIRPLGGALLALAVVDASDPVWQLVVFLLGGSAALMSHGAKTGARALVNTSPEPVSNAVVSTGEDIATGGLLFLAFANPVAALIIASLMLILCIFLVYKGFKLWRKMVSSGS; translated from the coding sequence ATGGGAATTGTCGAGCTATTGGGATTGGCCGGTAGCGTCAGCCTGATATCGGGCTGGCGGCTTTATCTCACCGTCTTTGTCACCGGTCTGGCGATGCGTCTCGGATGGGTCAGTCTTCCCGAAAACCTGCAGGTCCTCGACGCCTTTGCCAATCCCTGGGTTCTGGCAATCAGCGCGCTCGGAGCGCTGGCGGAATTTTTCGCCGACAAGATTCTCTGGCTCGATTCGATCTGGGACACCATTCATACCGCGATCCGGCCGCTGGGCGGCGCGCTTCTTGCTCTGGCGGTTGTCGACGCCAGCGATCCGGTGTGGCAGCTTGTGGTGTTTCTTCTGGGAGGCAGCGCAGCGCTGATGAGCCATGGCGCAAAAACCGGCGCTCGCGCCCTCGTCAACACCAGTCCGGAACCGGTCAGCAACGCCGTCGTCTCGACCGGCGAGGATATTGCGACCGGCGGCCTGCTTTTCCTTGCCTTTGCCAATCCGGTTGCCGCGCTGATCATTGCATCGCTCATGCTGATCCTGTGCATTTTTCTGGTCTACAAAGGCTTCAAGCTTTGGCGGAAAATGGTTTCCAGCGGCAGCTAG
- a CDS encoding MarR family winged helix-turn-helix transcriptional regulator gives MESYVDSHPLRGAFIANQLVRLADLISDQGELLLQDAGIEFPARAVSYILLIGERREISTADIAKLLRQPHQVATQRVELLITSAIVERFADPQDGRRKILRLTPSGIEQFGRLQACLEKAARAFAGLFEEIECDMPAITRRATEALEQKSVLERVRAL, from the coding sequence GTGGAAAGTTACGTCGATAGCCATCCGTTGCGAGGCGCTTTTATCGCCAATCAGTTGGTTCGCTTAGCGGATTTGATCTCTGATCAGGGTGAATTGCTCCTGCAGGACGCGGGTATCGAGTTTCCCGCACGAGCTGTGTCCTATATTTTGTTAATTGGTGAGCGGCGCGAAATATCCACCGCTGACATTGCTAAGCTTCTTCGGCAGCCCCATCAGGTGGCAACGCAACGCGTCGAACTACTCATCACATCAGCTATCGTCGAGCGGTTCGCAGATCCCCAGGACGGACGGCGGAAAATTCTGCGGCTGACACCCAGCGGCATAGAGCAATTCGGGCGTTTGCAGGCATGTCTGGAAAAAGCCGCTCGTGCTTTCGCCGGCCTGTTCGAGGAAATCGAATGTGACATGCCGGCGATCACGCGGCGCGCGACAGAGGCGCTTGAGCAAAAATCAGTCCTGGAGCGGGTTCGGGCGCTCTGA
- a CDS encoding NUDIX hydrolase produces MNKPETDSRAPAMDAITGKPMPKPIPASTLVIFRDQPGSNAPDLLMVERSAKMVFAAGAAVFPGGRIDDADFEFARALGHDDFEEYGARIAAVRESIEETGIAVAVEGDLDPRRVLEARDALHKGTVLADICNQFDWQLELEKLIPFSRWCPPFAEKRVFDTRFYMISHDDHKAQATVDETENYNLFWGNAQSVLDRAEAGEVKIIFPTKRNLERLAQFGSFDEAVAHVKDHPSVMVSPNIEKRGEEVHLCIPEGIGYPITSEPMEAVQRGFKK; encoded by the coding sequence ATGAACAAACCAGAGACCGACAGCAGAGCGCCAGCGATGGATGCGATCACAGGCAAGCCGATGCCCAAACCGATTCCCGCGTCCACGCTGGTGATATTCCGGGATCAGCCCGGGAGCAATGCGCCGGATCTGCTGATGGTGGAGCGCTCGGCTAAAATGGTCTTTGCCGCCGGTGCCGCGGTATTTCCCGGTGGCCGGATTGATGACGCGGATTTCGAATTTGCCAGAGCGCTCGGTCATGACGATTTTGAAGAATATGGTGCACGCATTGCGGCGGTCAGGGAATCGATCGAGGAAACCGGGATTGCGGTCGCCGTCGAGGGGGATCTCGATCCCCGGCGTGTCCTGGAGGCCAGGGATGCGCTGCACAAGGGCACGGTGCTGGCCGATATCTGCAACCAGTTTGACTGGCAGCTGGAGCTGGAGAAGCTGATACCCTTCTCGCGCTGGTGCCCGCCTTTTGCGGAAAAGCGGGTGTTCGACACGCGATTCTACATGATCTCGCATGACGATCACAAGGCACAGGCAACGGTCGATGAAACCGAGAATTACAATCTGTTCTGGGGCAATGCCCAATCAGTGCTTGATCGCGCCGAAGCGGGCGAGGTCAAGATCATCTTCCCGACCAAGCGCAATCTAGAGCGGCTGGCGCAATTCGGATCGTTTGATGAGGCGGTCGCGCATGTGAAGGACCACCCGTCGGTGATGGTCTCTCCCAATATCGAGAAGCGGGGCGAGGAAGTCCATCTGTGCATACCGGAAGGCATCGGCTATCCGATCACTTCCGAACCGATGGAAGCTGTCCAGCGCGGTTTCAAGAAATAG
- a CDS encoding polysaccharide deacetylase family protein, protein MTEISAQDHQPMKIRRPNRHVHWPEKFGRRFLISVDTEEEFDWDAPFQREGHTTASVPQLQEFQEFIEAHGVQPVYFIDYAIIENDAAAAFLRTVAEQGRATVGVHLHPWINPPFDEQVNIYNSFAGNLPKELEEEKLVTLRDAIRDKIGITPTIFRAGRYGIGPNTTELLIKHGFEMDSSIRPRFDYSGQGGPDFLAVGSEPYWWNGEAKLLEVPLTTVYSGLLRKQAGFVAGIMEKYPLVNALFSRSKMIERIPLTPEGISARETKEAIDVALDDELRLLVFSFHSPSLSPGHTPYVRSQADLEGFYDWWREVLDHLATRNVKPVDISELMRVAKDS, encoded by the coding sequence GTGACAGAAATTTCTGCACAGGATCATCAGCCGATGAAAATCCGGAGGCCGAATCGCCACGTCCATTGGCCGGAAAAATTCGGCAGACGCTTTCTCATCTCGGTAGATACGGAAGAAGAGTTTGACTGGGATGCCCCGTTTCAGCGCGAGGGCCATACCACCGCATCTGTTCCCCAGCTGCAGGAATTTCAGGAGTTCATAGAGGCTCACGGAGTTCAGCCGGTCTATTTTATCGATTATGCGATCATTGAAAATGACGCAGCTGCAGCCTTTCTCAGGACCGTTGCAGAGCAAGGAAGAGCGACGGTTGGCGTTCATTTACATCCCTGGATCAATCCGCCTTTCGACGAGCAGGTAAATATCTACAACAGTTTTGCAGGCAATCTGCCGAAAGAGCTGGAGGAGGAGAAGCTCGTCACATTGCGCGATGCCATTCGTGACAAAATTGGAATCACGCCGACGATTTTTCGCGCCGGTCGCTATGGCATTGGGCCGAACACGACAGAGCTGTTGATCAAACATGGCTTTGAGATGGACAGCAGTATTCGTCCGCGATTCGACTATAGCGGGCAGGGCGGTCCGGATTTTCTGGCGGTTGGTTCGGAACCCTATTGGTGGAATGGGGAGGCCAAGCTTCTCGAAGTGCCCCTGACGACCGTCTATTCAGGGCTTTTGCGCAAGCAAGCCGGTTTTGTGGCCGGGATCATGGAAAAATATCCGCTGGTCAATGCGCTATTCTCCCGGAGCAAGATGATCGAGCGCATTCCGCTCACGCCCGAAGGCATTTCCGCGCGCGAAACGAAGGAGGCAATCGACGTCGCGCTGGATGATGAATTGCGATTGCTGGTCTTCTCCTTCCACTCTCCTTCACTGTCTCCCGGCCATACGCCTTATGTTCGCAGCCAAGCCGATCTCGAGGGTTTTTACGATTGGTGGCGGGAGGTTCTGGACCATCTTGCAACACGCAATGTAAAACCTGTCGATATCAGCGAATTGATGCGGGTTGCGAAGGACAGCTAG
- a CDS encoding c-type cytochrome — MKRLVAASMVLLAACGEGSADQNGETGDSMVAAISPTGSDIQLAADLTPDDAKLAAKYDRSCRACHSAVDAAAPLTGHKAAWAVRYDARGAAGLLARTKTGLNAMPPMGLCSDCSDEELEKLIAFMAGRTS; from the coding sequence ATGAAAAGACTGGTCGCAGCATCGATGGTTTTGCTCGCCGCATGCGGGGAAGGCAGTGCCGACCAGAATGGCGAAACCGGCGATTCGATGGTTGCCGCGATTTCGCCTACAGGTTCCGACATCCAGCTTGCCGCTGACCTCACTCCCGATGATGCGAAGCTCGCGGCCAAATATGACCGGAGTTGCAGAGCCTGTCACTCGGCCGTCGACGCCGCAGCGCCATTGACCGGACATAAAGCCGCATGGGCCGTTCGATATGACGCCAGGGGCGCAGCAGGCTTGCTGGCCCGTACCAAGACCGGTCTCAACGCCATGCCGCCGATGGGATTGTGCAGTGATTGTTCGGATGAAGAACTGGAAAAATTGATCGCCTTCATGGCCGGAAGGACAAGCTGA
- a CDS encoding queuosine precursor transporter — MTDNPIVRTSASSQTGHRFRYYDFVMAAFVTVLLLSNVIGAAKPTFIMISGEQWIYGAGILFFPLGYVIGDVLTEVYGYARARRVIWAGFAALLFMAFMSWVVVSLPPAEGWEGQAAYESVFGQVPRIVAASIVAFWAGEFVNSYVMARMKVWTQGKALWSRTIGSTVVGQGVDSLIFYPLAFWGLWEASVVFTVMVTNWGLKVLWEAVLTPVTYLVVGWLKRREGVDIYDEDTDFTPFSTSA; from the coding sequence ATGACCGATAATCCCATAGTCCGTACTTCCGCTTCCAGCCAGACCGGCCACCGGTTCCGCTATTATGATTTCGTGATGGCGGCTTTCGTGACGGTGCTGCTGCTGTCCAATGTCATTGGCGCGGCCAAGCCGACTTTCATCATGATCAGCGGTGAGCAGTGGATCTATGGTGCGGGCATATTATTCTTCCCGCTTGGCTATGTGATCGGCGACGTGCTGACCGAAGTCTATGGTTATGCGCGGGCACGGCGGGTGATCTGGGCCGGCTTTGCCGCGCTGCTGTTCATGGCCTTCATGAGCTGGGTGGTGGTGTCGCTGCCGCCGGCCGAGGGCTGGGAAGGGCAGGCCGCCTATGAAAGCGTGTTCGGCCAGGTCCCGCGCATCGTGGCTGCATCGATAGTCGCCTTCTGGGCCGGTGAATTTGTGAACAGCTATGTGATGGCGCGAATGAAGGTCTGGACGCAGGGCAAGGCCTTGTGGAGCCGCACCATCGGTTCGACGGTTGTCGGGCAGGGCGTCGACAGCCTGATCTTCTATCCACTGGCATTCTGGGGGCTGTGGGAGGCTTCGGTGGTGTTTACCGTGATGGTGACAAACTGGGGCCTGAAAGTGCTCTGGGAGGCTGTGCTGACGCCGGTGACATATCTAGTGGTCGGATGGCTCAAACGGCGCGAAGGTGTCGATATCTATGATGAAGATACCGATTTCACCCCGTTCAGCACGTCTGCCTAG
- a CDS encoding D-arabinono-1,4-lactone oxidase: MALSRRKLLLGGAAVAVAIPVGSQAWWSSKNFVRDGFDPDLPKAPTGERAWVNWSGIEKATPKILAAPTSTEEVVALVQNSPTPIRPAGSGHSFTALCPSEGTMVDIGALSGIISHDPVTNIATLGAGTKLQQAARLLHEQGLALANLPDIDVQTLAGGFSTATHGTGRNLTAIHDYVRGFELVTPSGDIVQASAEQNADLFQAGKVSLGALGIITRYDLQVEPAFDLHRRVKLVKTEDILDQYMGLSEQHRNFEAVFFPNTGHGATFTHDKYEGSLSGEQPSEDDNFLQDLKQLRDTFGWSSWLRRKIFAASVDPEAGEDTTDAGWKLLATSRPSKFNEMEYHIPLENGLETLRTVIAKMESRNDAFYPIEARVTAPDDAWLSPFNDGHRLSIAIHADSSENFQYFFTEFEPIFRAAGGRPHWGKLHSLGAKELSALYPKFAAFNQLRRELDPTGKLVNPYLSKIWGEA, translated from the coding sequence ATGGCCCTTTCTCGCAGGAAATTGTTATTGGGGGGTGCCGCTGTTGCAGTCGCCATTCCGGTGGGGAGCCAGGCCTGGTGGTCTTCAAAGAATTTTGTCCGCGACGGCTTTGATCCCGATCTGCCCAAAGCCCCGACCGGTGAACGCGCCTGGGTGAACTGGTCCGGCATCGAAAAAGCGACGCCAAAGATATTGGCAGCTCCCACCAGCACCGAAGAAGTTGTGGCGCTGGTCCAAAACAGCCCGACACCCATTCGCCCGGCGGGAAGCGGCCACAGCTTTACCGCTTTATGTCCGTCCGAAGGGACAATGGTGGACATAGGTGCGTTGTCAGGAATCATCAGCCATGATCCAGTAACAAATATCGCGACGCTGGGAGCCGGTACCAAGCTGCAACAAGCCGCGCGCCTGCTCCATGAACAGGGCCTCGCTTTGGCCAATTTGCCCGATATCGACGTGCAGACGCTCGCGGGCGGTTTCAGCACTGCTACCCATGGCACCGGGCGCAACCTGACCGCGATTCACGATTATGTGCGGGGCTTTGAACTGGTCACCCCGTCGGGCGATATTGTACAAGCAAGCGCCGAGCAAAATGCGGACCTGTTCCAGGCGGGCAAGGTATCGCTTGGTGCGCTGGGAATCATCACCCGCTATGATCTGCAAGTCGAACCGGCCTTTGATCTGCACCGCCGCGTGAAACTGGTCAAGACCGAAGATATCCTCGACCAATATATGGGCCTCTCCGAACAGCACCGGAATTTTGAAGCGGTATTCTTCCCCAACACGGGTCATGGCGCCACCTTTACCCATGACAAATATGAAGGGTCTCTGTCAGGAGAGCAGCCAAGCGAAGATGATAATTTCCTTCAGGATCTAAAACAGTTGCGGGATACATTCGGCTGGTCATCGTGGCTCAGGCGCAAGATATTTGCAGCGTCGGTTGATCCTGAGGCCGGAGAAGATACCACCGATGCGGGCTGGAAATTGCTCGCGACCAGCCGTCCTTCCAAATTCAACGAAATGGAATATCATATTCCGCTGGAAAACGGACTGGAGACATTGCGCACGGTGATCGCCAAGATGGAAAGCAGAAATGATGCCTTCTATCCCATTGAGGCACGGGTCACCGCACCGGACGATGCCTGGCTCAGCCCGTTCAACGATGGCCACCGGCTTTCGATCGCCATTCATGCTGATTCTTCGGAAAACTTCCAATATTTCTTCACGGAATTCGAACCAATATTCCGCGCCGCCGGCGGGCGCCCGCACTGGGGCAAATTGCACAGTCTTGGCGCGAAGGAATTGTCGGCACTTTATCCAAAATTTGCCGCTTTCAATCAGCTGCGCAGGGAGCTTGATCCGACAGGAAAACTTGTAAATCCCTATCTCTCCAAAATCTGGGGAGAAGCCTAG